The genomic window CCCTGACTTGTtgttaagatgtgtttcttgaTTCAGCAGAAGGATGGTTACTGGTTTTGCATCTACTCTGTTAATTTGTGTCTTTTGGTTGGGGAATTGAGACCAGTGATATTGAgagataatttttgttgtttatttgtttgcctgtgtgtgttctgACTTTTCTTGTCTAGGAATTTTTATTCCCTGTATTTTCTTGCATGTAGTTAAACTCTTTACGTTGAAGTTTATCCTCTAGAACCTTCTTTAgggcttaaatttggttttatcatgtgTGATATTATTTTCTCATCTACAGTGGTTGAAAATTTCACTTAGTACTCTGGAAtggcatctatggtctcttagaATCTGAAGAACATTTGTTCAATCTCTTCAGGCTTTTAGAGTTTCCATTTAGAAGTCAGATGTAGGGGCTGAAGagactgctcagcagttaagagcattgattgctcttccagaggacccaggttcaattgctagcacccacatgacagctcacatctgtctgtaactccagtaccagtagacctgacacccatggcaaaacaccaatgttcaaaaataaattaaaaaatacaagtcGAATATAATTTTAATAGGTCCGTCTTTATAGTCCCCCttcagcttttaatattttctttattcggtacctttattgttttgattattattatgcTGAAGGAACTTTTTTCTGGTCCACTCTGTTTGATGTTTTGTGTGCTTCCTGTACTTTGATAGTCATCTCCTTCTTTAGGGAAGATGTGCTGGAGATCTGGGCAAGGGACTGGATGATTGAACTTGAAGGAATAGATGGAGAGGTGAGACTCTGCAGTTTGCCTACCAGCTCCCTTAAAAGACTGGCCTGAGGGTTTTCAGGGATCTGCCCATAGgtgttaggaaaattttcttctataattttgtaaaaattacttttctgtgcatttgacttgtgtttcttcttcttccactatttctattattcttagatttgatcttttcatgatgtcccaaaAATTTTTGGAAGTTTTGTGATAGGAGTCTTTTTTATTTAACACTTTTTTGACCAATGAACCTATTTTTTCTACTGTGCCTTCAATGCCAGATGTtcactcttccatctcttgtattctgttggtaaagTTGGCCTCCACCAACTGTTCAGGAACCAGCTTGTTTCTTTTGAAgttcctaaattttcttttccaGATTTCCCTCTGTTTGAGTCTTCTTTAttgatttcattaatatttttaagtcatttatGGTTTTATTCATTGTCTCTATTGAATGTTTTTGTGTCTTCATAGATTCCtttaagggttttgtttgtttcttctttaaagaatGCTATCATATTCCTAAAGAATGTTTTAAGGCCTTTTATTTGTGCTTCaaatgttggaatattcagggcatTCAAGGTAGGGTTGTTGATTCCTAGtgagcacatactgttcttgctGTTACTGTGTTTTTGCACTGATGTCTAGCTATTTTGGATTGGGAAGACagtaattctaggtgctgatatctggtgttgtccttgttgagtaggtgttttgttcctttgtttctgtttcctctctggttgttaggagagtgtggtggctgtgtgttgtcTGTAGGAAAATCCACTGGGGGGTCTTGATAGGTTTGGCAACTGGGGGTACcaagtaaaatgtgtttctgggatCTGAGACTGAGGTGTGCTGATGGGCTAGAGGGCAGTGGCGGGGTTTCATAAGAGGGAGGAAagctgtttgtttggttgttctACCAGGATCTGCTGTTTAGTCCTCTGGGAATGGGGAATGGGGAGTGAGGAGAAGGCACAGAAAGTCTGCCAGAGGTCTAGGTATTAGACTGGGTCTCTTAGAACTGGACTTGGAGGAATGCAGGAAGAGTGACGAGCTGCAGTGagtctacctgcttccctggcagaAGTTGTCATTGGGTTCTTAGGGTGTCCCTGCTGGAGTTTGGGGCTGAGTAAAGAAAGAAGTTGGGGGAAGGTCAGGAGGAAAAGATCTGTGGGATCCATTAGAGATGGAGCTGGGTTTGAGGCTGCAGCAGGTGTTCTGCTGCAGAGGTAGGGAATTGGAGACTGCGGGATTGGATTTGGAGAATAAAGTTGTAGGTGAGGATTTGAAGTTAACCTCTGTACTTTCTCCTTTAATGTTTATGCATTGAAAAGTGTTGatcctgctgggcggtggtggcacacgccttttatcccagcacttgggaggcagaagctggcacaggcggatctctctgagttcaaggccaggctggtctacagagtcagttccaggactgTGATTATTATACTATTGAACTTCGTTAGTCATAAGCCTTACAAATATTAGAGGAAACACAAGATGGAATAGTGGGTTGGGTGGCATTCATTTCAGAACATACAAGCTGTGCTCTGGGATGCTGAAAACAATTTTCCAAGAGATatgaggaggaagacagagaaattcACAATATCTTATTCTGTATTAAGTGCATTTTATGTGAGTTGTTATAGTGTTCTCTGACTGGCTAAGTAAGTAATTATCCAATGACTTCCTTCTTCACATTTCATGAATTATGAAGCAACAGAGAAAAAACTATCATGATAGTTTTAGATTTCACTGAGGTTTTCTgctaattcatttttatttaaattatctaAAAGTAAGTTTTTAGAGATGTATATGTGGTAACAGAATGTATCAAAGcttaaataaaatactattttcatAAAAGCTAAGTGTCATGATATATagaaataaagattttatttacctTTTGAATTTTCATCACATACAAGCACTGAAATGTAACCTGTTAACATTCAAACACATTTCATAGACAAATAAAAAGTCTAATTGTTATCAAATTTATcatattactttttaattaaagttaAGATAATCATGGgggttacatacatacatacacatgggggtacaaataagaaataagataGTGTTGtcacctttaaaaatttattttatgtgtattggtgttttgcctgaatgaatggttgtgtaccacatgtgtggtTGGCACACTTGGCAGCCAGAGGAGAGTGTCTGATCTCTTGGAACTAGAgatagagacagttgtgagccaccatgtgggtgctgggaatcaaattcaggtcctctggaagaccaaccaatgctcttaaccactgagaaatcaCTCCAACCCTTTGTCTGTCACTTTTAAGACAGTTTGGTCTGTGAACTTTCATTCactaatctcaaaaaaaaaattaggcaatTTCAAAAGATGTTAGTTCCAAATATAACTGAACCAATGGTAAACAAGTGACTCTTTAGGTAGGGTTTAAGATGATTGTGAACATACATACTGCATTTTCTAagctaaacataaataaatggatTGATGATATCACAGAGTATTTAATAGGCAAAATTATTTATAGGCCTGGAGGTATGGTAGAGTTGGTAGGGAGCTTACTTAGCATgtatgaagccttgggttcaatccagAGCACCGTgagactgggcatggtagcacacacctgtttCCCAGGACTTGGCAGATTtagacaggaggaagaaaaagctCATGGCTATGCTCAGCTATATAAGAAGTTCAAGagagtcttgatttttttttataaaaacatgactcaaaaacagacagacataaagagagacagacagtcatattgacagacagacagaaagacaaatgaataCATCAAATTATTTGTAAATTGTTATTTAATGTACAAAATACAATACACATAAAGTCATTTGGGTCAATGTTTTGGAATATGTGAGCATTAACATAGAAAATCTAGAATGAGACAAAGCAGTTTTCCATGGGACTGCCgaataaattaaaatgcattcAAGTTTACAGATTAGCAAACAGAGATTCTTAGGGACAGGTAATCCCTGAGAATATGCCAATGGTTAGAAACCTGAAAGATCTGCTTGCTGATGCTCAAGTGGTTTGCATCCGCGCAAGTTCTGtataaaaaaattacttcagtCATTGATCTCTATGAGCAAAGATCATTATTTATTCAAACCTAAATGAGATAAGTTACTTCACTGCTTTGTCCTCTCTAATACGTTTCCATGACTCCTAGTTTCTCCTTACTTCTGCGAATCTGTGGTAAAACCTCATGAGTTTCTTCAGCGCATCTTTCATGTCTCTGTTCCTTAGGGTGTAAATGAGGGGGTTGAGGCTTGGAGTGATGATGGTGTAAAAGAGGGTGAGGAACTTGCCCTGGTCCTTGGAGGCCCTGTTACCTGGTTGTAAGTACAGGTAGATAATAGCTCCGTAGAATATAGAGACCACAGTGAGATGAGATCCACAGgtattcattgcttttttttgGCCTGCCTTTGACTTCATGTTGAGCACAGTTTTGGCTATGTAGccataggaaataagaataaggATGAGGGGCATAAGGACAATAACAATGCCTAGGGCAAAAACAGACATTTCGACTTTTGTGGTGTCTACACAAGCTATCTTGACCATGGCTGGCAACTCACACAAGAAATGATCCAGAAGGTTGTGTCCACAGCGAGGCAAATTCACGGTGAGTGTGCATAATACTACAGAGTTGGCCAAACTGATACTCCAGACCATGACGATCATCTTGACACACAGTCGTGGATTCATGATTACAAAATAGTGCAATGGCTTGCAGATAGCTGTGAAACGGTCATAGGACATGACAGCCAAGAGAAGACACTCAATAGAGCCTAGCCACATGTACACATAGAGCTGAACCACACAACCCACAGAGCTGATGGTCTTCTCAGGTCCCCACAGGTTAACCAGCATCTGGGGGACAATGCTGGTTGTGAAGCACAAATCCAGGAAAGACAAATTCCTGAGGAAAAAGTACATTGGTGTGTGGAGATGGGGATCCAGGAGGGATGCAAGAATGATAGCTGTGTTACCCACCAACGTAATAATGTAGAAGAAGATGACAACTCCAGAGAGGATCATTTCCAGTTGAGGGTGGTCAGAGAAGCCAAGCAGGATAAAAACATGCAGGGCACTGTAATTTCTTGGGTCCATAGCCTTTCAGTGTTTATATTCTACAGTGTAGGAAGAGTTGCAGAGGGAGGTAGAGGGGAGGTAGTGGGTAGGGTGaccaaaggaaacaagaaagagtTTGTCAGTGTAGACGATGAAAGTAGGCTGTAGAATACAGAATGAACTGCAGACAACAATTAGGCTTACAATTGAAGGAATTAATGGATACATATTGCCTACTATAGTCAACTTGTCTTATATCTGTTGAGGATTGTTTCATGGCAAATggatttattatttgatttttctttttgtctagaTGACCTTGAAGTGTTGACTCTTATCTCAGGATCTGAAATCTTCACACACTTATTTGGAAGTTTGGAAAAGACAGAGTTGAAAAATAACATAACTCTTTGGTATCTTATGACAGTCGTTAAAGTGTAGGGAAGATACTCTTTTACCTGCTCAGTGAAGTCATGTGTAAGTTTAGCTAGTTTGTCAATGTCAGATTAAAAGTAAAAGTATACCTcaatcttccttcttccattcgAAGAACGCTTTGGTCCTCCTGTTTATTCTTAAGTAATCTAGAAGTTTTTCCAggccccctttttctttttatatattcagCCTCTCTTCTACCTAaatctaatatattttaatatataaatatatattatatttctcaCTTTAAAATATTCCAGCCACTGTCATCACATTCTAAATCATTGTGGCATCATGTCTTGATTCTGGTTTTACACCTTTACACAATTCTAAAGCTCACCAAGGTCTTGTCACCCATGTTCCTTACAATGCATCAACTGATTTTAGAAGTACTCTCATTTTGGAATACTTCCCTGATACACCTGTGTTCTTTACTACCCATATAAGCCTCAGCATGCCTATCTAATATCCCAATTTTCACATTCactgttggttttctctttttttcaaacatttttaaggtcatttatCTCTAAAACCCTAACTCCTCTTCTTCTCTGGTTGCtcatctttgttttgagacaaccTGTTAGTGTTTAGCATACTTAATAGGCGCATGctcaaacacattcacacattttttttcctcttctactGATTATGTATGCCCAATCCTACAGGGAGCCGACATAACATGTAGCTAAAGAAATTGTGCTTAAGAGTTTGAATTCCAGAAGAAAGACATTGATTGGGTGAAACAGAAAATTGCACAAAATCCTACCTTGGGGCAAGCCAGGAAAGGTGATTGCTGCTGCttaaagaaaggtttctttcctGCGAGGTTCTGTATCCCCTGTGTTCTGAAAGTCATGAGGCTGAAGCTTCTGTTGCTTCAGTTGAGCATGGATTACTTGCTCGGCTTCACATGTACTCCATGACCCTGTGATCAGCGACTTCTACAGCCCTCTTGTCAGTTTGAATCTGATGATTGCATAAACCTCAAAATAGAAGATAGAAACCaattattctgtgtatttcaaGCTCTAACCATCCATTTCTGTGCCCTTTGGTCTGGTTTGTTAAATCTACTTtgttatatatttacacacatccCCTACCCTATAGGTCTTGTGGCATTCACTAGTAGGATGGAGAAACTGCTTCAGGAAGAGCTGTACTATGCTCACAATTCTTTTATAGATACTATTTTTGCAGCCCGATTGTATACAGAACTTGTAACACAGTTTTAACACCGAGCTGTAAAACTCTAAGGGGGCTGCTCATTTCTAGACAATACTTCAACGAGAAGAATGTTCTTTCTGTCACTATTTCTTCTCTATTAAGCACAGTAAAGCTAATTTTcactcttaaaaataaatccttagtCTATGTAACAACTCTCCCAATTGTTTACTATGTGATACCAGAAAAGGTAAGAAAACTGCCGAGTTCAgttttttataaagaatttgGAACAATAGAAATACCTATTGTATGGGCTAAAGATCAAATAGGGGAAAAATTGCAAGTGGCTTAGAACAGCATTTGTCAGAAATCTTTTCTACCTGAATTGGTATAAATGTACATAGTCAGGTAAAACTTGGGATAAGACTATTAGAAATTGTCTAAAACACTGGTCTTaaaactttaagaaagaaaatatgatctCTTTGGTTCTCTTTTGTATCTAATATATCTACTACACACTCAATGTATTTTCTAATGATTTTAACAAATAAGAATACACTATGAAAATAGTAGAAAAGTAACATACCACTATtgcttttcaattaaaatttaggCTTATATTTTGTGACATTATTTTAAGTGAAGTGATAATAAGAAGTAATTGATGAgaaaattatttgtatatataacaCTTATTCAGTTTGCTGAAAATCATTTATAACATTCATCTGTACTCCAAAAACTCAGCACAATTAAATAGTATTTCAACAAAGATTTTCTTCAATACCCATGAGCGTCTAAGAACTGCCGACAAGTATATCAAGTGAGCGGCTGACCAACATCTACTGTCCAATGTTACATAGATAACTTACCATctgaagaaaaatataacaagGGCTGCACCCTACTGTACCATATTGACACAAGAGTGATATTTGACAGTGCGTATCACACTTCCAATAGGGATGCATAGATGAGGCAGAAATCAGCTTCTAAAGGTGATGGATAACATTGCAACAAAGCTTGTGGTGATGACTTCCTGGGCGTTTTCATGCCATTCAACACATAATGTATAAGATATTCTGTTAAGAAGAATCCCAGCTAGATATAAAACTGTTGTTTCTATGTAGATCCTCGTGTGCCCCTCTGCACAGATGTAATACAAAAGCTCTGTGTTTCTTAGCTGTGATCTTTCATATAGTTTCATGAGGATTATGAGAATATTTACTTCAAATTGTGGCCCTGATTCAAAAGTATGCACATTCACTTAACTAACTGGCTATAGTGCTTGAAACGTTATTTTGAGAGAGtcatttcaagatttttttgGCAACAGTTTCTCACAGTTAACTGAGCCTGAATTCTGCTATTGATCAACCTGCACAGGAAGAACAATGATTATCTGAGATGTGTTACAGCCCAAAATGTCCAAGCAGAGGAACAAATGGTCTGTGCACATTGATTTTGACTGAAACACTTGtcagaaataatgaaaattcttttaaaattgacGGCAATCTCATGCCATTAATTCTTTAATAAATGTCACTTTCACTACAACTCAGAGATTAAtttaggaaagaataaaaatccttcctccctgtaaaatatacaaaaagccCCCATCAAACAACTTTTAATATTCCGTATCAGGTGGGTTAAAAAGATTCTGAATCTTTGTCTAACTCCattttttaagaacaaaatatataggtttctcattttaaatttaatctaTATTACTTGTTTTCACTTCTGCTGTGTCAAAATGTatgagataaaaaataaaatacaattttgtgCTCTCCTCTTATAATACtgaataaattcattttcttttgtataaCATAGACAAGGGGCAACAATTTTTCTGCAGAGATTTAACATATCTTAAACTTCTGGGTAGAAGCTCGAAGAGTCCCCTGTGACAATTTAAgctcttttcttttacttctcaCATGTTCTGGGCAATGAAGGAAAACTATTTTCCAGGGATAATAATAAGCTTGGCCTCCCTGTACTCAAGAAGCCCCTGTCCCCGATGTCTTACCTCTCCCTTGCTGGGTCCAGGATGCTGAACGCAGGACTGCTGTAGTGTTCCCTCTGCAGGACTGTGGCTGTCTCACCATCTCCAGGTAGCATCTCTGTGAGGAAGCTCTTCCTCATGAGGTTGCTTCAGAGCCTCTGCCCACGGTTGCAGCTGTCATGGGctcactctgcttccttcccctcTAGATGAACACGGAAACATGCCTGGATTGTAGAGAAATGTGAAAACCAACCATAAAATCCAGCATAAATGCTGAGCAAAATCCACCAGTATGGTCTGAAAGCTGAGAAACGCAGCCTTCCGTTGACTTCCCTGAGGGGCTGTGGACACACCAGATAGTGAAACACTGGCACAATCACCTTGATGTTTCCTTAAGACAGCACTAAGAGGTGAAAACTTGCACAGCATGCAGGGAAACTAAAGGACAGAGGAGTAAACAATGTGTATTTTTCTTGGCTATTAATGCATTACAAATAAAAAGTGTTCCCTTCATGCATATGTTGTAAACCAAGCTTATGGCAAAAAAACCACTGTATAAAATGATCTTACCATAACACCACACATTGATGATAGTGTAATAAGTTTGCTTTGAGCAGATTAACTTAAATAAGCTACTGCATTTCCAATTTAATCTATATCTCCTTCTTTCATGACTCAGTAGTTGCCTCAGATACCCAAGTATCTGAAAAGTCACTCCTAGAAGGGAAGATGTGTGCTCCAAAGCCCCAAGCAGTAAGCTCAGTTtcactatatttatatttttattcagttgTCTTGGTGATCTTGAGGGATGATTAAACACGTCAGTGCCcattaatattaattttgttgCCTCATAGGATGCTTATTTAAACACATATTTCtaaagatttttattaattagttTGTAACCATCGGCTATTTTATCATCCTTGAATTTTAATTCCATGTCACCAAAAATCAGTTTAATAAAATGACACAAATAAATTTCCATGTGACACATAATCCACATGTGAATCGTTTCTCGTCAGTGAGCAAGAAACAACTTACA from Microtus pennsylvanicus isolate mMicPen1 chromosome 4, mMicPen1.hap1, whole genome shotgun sequence includes these protein-coding regions:
- the LOC142848891 gene encoding olfactory receptor 2W1-like, producing MDPRNYSALHVFILLGFSDHPQLEMILSGVVIFFYIITLVGNTAIILASLLDPHLHTPMYFFLRNLSFLDLCFTTSIVPQMLVNLWGPEKTISSVGCVVQLYVYMWLGSIECLLLAVMSYDRFTAICKPLHYFVIMNPRLCVKMIVMVWSISLANSVVLCTLTVNLPRCGHNLLDHFLCELPAMVKIACVDTTKVEMSVFALGIVIVLMPLILILISYGYIAKTVLNMKSKAGQKKAMNTCGSHLTVVSIFYGAIIYLYLQPGNRASKDQGKFLTLFYTIITPSLNPLIYTLRNRDMKDALKKLMRFYHRFAEVRRN